A single region of the Meiothermus sp. QL-1 genome encodes:
- the rpmG gene encoding 50S ribosomal protein L33, which translates to MASEVRIKLLLECTGCKRRNYSSEKNKRNTQAKLELKKYCPWCNKHLPHREVKI; encoded by the coding sequence ATGGCAAGCGAAGTTCGGATCAAGCTGCTCCTGGAGTGCACCGGGTGCAAGCGCCGCAACTACTCGAGCGAAAAGAACAAGCGCAACACCCAGGCCAAGCTCGAGCTCAAGAAGTACTGCCCCTGGTGCAACAAGCACCTACCCCACCGAGAGGTAAAGATCTAG
- the secE gene encoding preprotein translocase subunit SecE, translated as MAQENSPKRPLGARIVNYFREARAELARVTWSTRQEIIESTQVILVFALVAMVVLGLIDTVFRFITVRLP; from the coding sequence ATGGCCCAGGAGAACAGCCCAAAACGCCCCCTTGGAGCCCGAATCGTCAACTACTTTCGCGAGGCCCGCGCCGAGCTCGCCCGCGTAACCTGGTCCACCCGGCAGGAGATCATCGAGTCCACCCAGGTCATCCTTGTCTTCGCACTGGTCGCCATGGTGGTGCTGGGGCTCATCGACACCGTCTTCCGCTTCATCACGGTGCGGTTGCCGTGA